A single genomic interval of Macadamia integrifolia cultivar HAES 741 chromosome 6, SCU_Mint_v3, whole genome shotgun sequence harbors:
- the LOC122082827 gene encoding serine carboxypeptidase-like: MWKNLLLSFFLTLLLAPFSSSATPILDDLGFLPDSTFPTVQAEKLIRQLNLLPKDALYIPHESSVPPTPKIVEKSFKLPYLADSSGVSVEDLGHHAGYYQLKHSYAARMFYFFFESRNSKTDPIVIWLTGGPGCSSELAVFYENGPFSITNNLSLQWNEYGWDKVSNLLYVDQPTGTGFSYSSDKRDTRHNEEGVSNDLYDFLQAFFTEHPEFTKNDFFITGESYAGHYIPAFASRVHQGNKAKEGIPINFKGFAIGNGLTDPAIQYQAYTDFALDNGLIKESDYKSINRLLPACEMAIKLCGIEGKIACMTSYYVCTNIFNKIMAIAGNINYYDIRKQCEGDLCYDFSNMEKFLTQKSVKDALGVGDIEFVSCSPTVYQAMVTDWMRNLEVGIPTLLEDGIKLMIYAGEDDLICNWLGNSRWVHAMEWSGQKEFVGAPTVPFVVDGEDKGLLKNYGPLTFLKVHEAGHMVPMDQPKAALEMLRRFTRGDLAEQGQAADM; this comes from the exons ATGTGGAAGAATctacttctttccttttttctcactCTACTTCTcgctcccttctcttcttctgcaaCTCCCATCCTCGATGATCTTGGCTTTCTTCCCGATTCGACTTTTCCCACTGTACAAGCAGAGAAGCTAATCCGACAGCTCAATCTCCTTCCCAAGGACGCCCTTTACATCCCGCATGAATCATCTGTGCCTCCCACTCCCAAGATTGTCGAGAAAAGCTTCAAATTACCTTACCTTGCTGATTCTTCTGGTGTTTCTGTCGAAGACCTCGGTCACCATGCCGGATACTACCAGCTTAAGCATTCCTATGCTGCCAG GatgttctacttcttctttgAATCACGAAACAGCAAGACAGATCCTATCGTTATTTGGTTGACTGGGGGTCCAGGGTGTAGCAGTGAGTTGGCTGTTTTCTATGAAAATGGTCCTTTTTCCATTACAAACAATTTGTCTCTTCAATGGAATGAGTATGGCTGGGACAAG GTATCAAACCTTCTGTACGTTGACCAGCCTACTGGAACTGGTTTTAGTTATAGTTCCGATAAGCGTGACACTCGTCACAATGAAGAGGGTGTTAGCAACGATCTATATGACTTCTTGCAG GCATTTTTTACTGAGCATCCTGAATTCACGAAGAACGACTTCTTCATTACTGGAGAATCATATGCTGGGCACTACATTCCTGCTTTTGCATCTAGAGTTCACCAAGGGAACAAAGCTAAAGAGGGGATTCCTATAAACTTCAAG GGATTTGCCATTGGCAATGGATTGACAGATCCTGCAATCCAGTACCAAGCATATACAGATTTCGCATTGGACAATGGACTAATTAAGGAATCTGACTACAAGAGTATTAACAGATTACTTCCAGCTTGTGAAATGGCAATAAAGCTTTGTG GCATCGAGGGTAAAATCGCTTGCATGACATCGTACTATGTTTGCACCAACATATTCAATAAGATCATGGCGATTGCTGGAAATATCAAT TACTATGATATCAGAAAGCAGTGCGAGGGAGACCTTTGCTATGATTTCTCAAACATGGAGAAATTCCTGACCCAGAAATCCGTTAAGGATGCTCTTGGAGTAGGGGACATTGAATTTGTTTCATGTAGCCCTACTGTTTACCAGGCCATGGTTACGGACTGGATGAGGAATCTTGAAGTTGGCATCCCAACTCTTCTGGAAGATGGCATCAAGTTGATGATATATGCTGGGGAGGATGATCTCATATGCAACTGGCTTG GGAACTCGAGGTGGGTTCATGCCATGGAATGGTCTGGCCAGAAAGAGTTTGTGGGTGCTCCAACTGTCCCTTTTGTGGTTGATGGTGAAGACAAAGGACTGTTGAAAAACTATGGTCCTCTAACTTTCCTCAAG GTCCATGAAGCTGGTCACATGGTCCCAATGGATCAGCCCAAGGCTGCTTTGGAGATGCTGAGGAGATTCACCCGAGGGGATCTTGCAGAACAAGGTCAGGCGGCTGACATGTGA